GCACCATGCGAAAAAAACAGCCGCTCCGCTCTGCACGGCCACACAGGACCCGGGTGTTTTCGTAGTCGCGGAGTGCTTCGTGCGCGTATTCGCTGGTCGCAGCGGCGGCTGCCTCGGCTGCGGCCGGATCGCCCAGTGCGGTCGCGAGCTGCTCGAGGTCTCGTCGGGCGACTCTCCCCGCAGCGAGATCCCGCGGCGGCGGCTGCGACCCGGGCCACAGGTGCATTCGGTTGATCACGACTCCCTGCACGGAGGCGTGGGCTTCGTCGAGGTGTTCGAGAAACAGCTCGGCGTTGTAACTGGATTCCCGGCCGGGCCCCGCGACCAGGACAAAAGCCGCATCGCTTCCCAACAGGGTTTTCTGGATTCGGTTGGCCCGCTGTTTGAATCCGTCCGACATGTCGTCGATCGCCTTCAAGAAAGCCGCGAGGTCCTCGAGAAAACCCACGCCCGTCAAGCGTTCGACGAGTTGCAGCACCCCCTGAACCGGTCGCTGAAACAAGCGCACACCGAAGCGACCCGCTGTCACCGCGGGATGCACCAGCAACCGGACAAGACGGCTGTCGAGAAACTCGACCAGTCGCTTGGGTGCGTCGAGAAAGTCCAGCAGGTGTTGCGCCGGTGGCGTATCGACGACCACGAGGTCAAAGCGCCCCGATTCGGACATTTCCAGAACCTTTTCCATCGCCGCGTATTCGCCGCTCCCGGCGAGCGCCCCGGAAACGTGCTGGTAGATCGGGTTGTCGAGAATTCTGCGATGAGAAGCATCGTCGGGGGCGAAGCGCGCGATCACGGCATCGAAGGTGCGCTTGGTGTCGAGCATCATGGCGTAGAGCTCGAATTCGGATTCGTCCTCGCGAAGCTGGACTCGCTGGGGTTCGTTTCCCAGTTCGCGAATCCCCATCGCGTCGGCCAGTCGTTTGGCGGGATCAATGGTCAGCACCAGGGTCTTGCGTCCCATGCGTGCCGCGGCCAGGGCCAGAGCCGCGGCCACTGTTGTTTTCCCTACCCCGCCGGTTCCGACGCATACGACAATGCTGCGCTCGCGGATGAGGTCTGCGGGGTTTCGAGGGGGCATCACGCTCGGCTTCCCGATTTGCGCAGCAGTTCGCGTCCGAGCCGCAAGAGGTCTCGCGGAGCTTCGATACTGCCGGGGATGTCGGACAGTGGAACGATCGGAAGCGCGATCCGCTCGGCCAGTTCGGAGACGTAGGCGTGGTTGAGTTCAAAGCGGGCGCGTCGCGCAGCGCAGCAGTGGGCGAGCACACGCGGAGCGGGCAGGGATCCGAACGTCGTCCCGGCTGGCAATGCTTCGATTCGGGCTTCCAGATCGTCGAACTCCTTCGCAAAGGGGGCGGGGACCACGCGGTTGACCACGACGCGATCGAGAGGCACACCCAGGTCGTTGCTCGCCCGCGCGACGAGTTCGACAGTCTCTCGCACCGGGAGTTCCTCGGCTAGGGTCACGGGCAGCAGACGGGTTCGATCCGAATCCTGAAGCAATGCCTCGATGTCTCGGGCGCGGCGGCGCAGGGGGCCGGATTTGATCGCCGACTGAACCACGCGCGGCACGTCGAGAAACGTCAGACCGTGGCCGCTGGCCGGAGCGTCGACCACGATCAAATCGTATTCGGGGCGAGCGCGATCTCGGCCGAGCCTCTCGAGCTGATCGATTTTTCCCAGGATCACGAGTTCTCGCCAACCGGGGGCGGCCGCGAGCAGCTGGTGGAAGGTGGCATGTCGCAGACTTCGTTTCACCAGCGACTCGAGGCCGATCTGCATGCTGAGGTATTCCGCCAGGGCCTCGAAGGGGTCGATGTGGAAGACCCAGAGCGAGGGCTGAAGTTCGCGACCCGCATAGCCGACCGGCCGGGAATCGGGATCGAGCAGGCGGTGGAGATGCTCGTCCCGGCCCAGTTCGATGAGGGCG
This portion of the Myxococcales bacterium genome encodes:
- a CDS encoding ArsA family ATPase, yielding MMPPRNPADLIRERSIVVCVGTGGVGKTTVAAALALAAARMGRKTLVLTIDPAKRLADAMGIRELGNEPQRVQLREDESEFELYAMMLDTKRTFDAVIARFAPDDASHRRILDNPIYQHVSGALAGSGEYAAMEKVLEMSESGRFDLVVVDTPPAQHLLDFLDAPKRLVEFLDSRLVRLLVHPAVTAGRFGVRLFQRPVQGVLQLVERLTGVGFLEDLAAFLKAIDDMSDGFKQRANRIQKTLLGSDAAFVLVAGPGRESSYNAELFLEHLDEAHASVQGVVINRMHLWPGSQPPPRDLAAGRVARRDLEQLATALGDPAAAEAAAAATSEYAHEALRDYENTRVLCGRAERSGCFFRMVPEQSRDISDLEGLSQIASELLIGSEVAT
- a CDS encoding ArsA family ATPase, translating into MPETPQRPLLDCRLIVVTGKGGCGKTTVAAATALAAAESGRRVALIELGRDEHLHRLLDPDSRPVGYAGRELQPSLWVFHIDPFEALAEYLSMQIGLESLVKRSLRHATFHQLLAAAPGWRELVILGKIDQLERLGRDRARPEYDLIVVDAPASGHGLTFLDVPRVVQSAIKSGPLRRRARDIEALLQDSDRTRLLPVTLAEELPVRETVELVARASNDLGVPLDRVVVNRVVPAPFAKEFDDLEARIEALPAGTTFGSLPAPRVLAHCCAARRARFELNHAYVSELAERIALPIVPLSDIPGSIEAPRDLLRLGRELLRKSGSRA